A genomic window from Lycium barbarum isolate Lr01 chromosome 4, ASM1917538v2, whole genome shotgun sequence includes:
- the LOC132635492 gene encoding pectin acetylesterase 8-like isoform X1 — protein sequence MPLLNKKLFKHIVSYIFSWILLCLIIYICFYFTPTFVVGAYYSSKLKALNPSSVYNYSPNKFHFEIISISSLPFSGLFVDITYLLSGVAKGAVCLDGSPAAYHHDKGFGTGVNSWLIQMEGGGWCNNVTTCLSRKNTRVGSSKQMVKKLPFSGILSNKRQFNPDFYNWNRVKVRYCDGSSFTGDVQAVNPITNLHFRGARIFLAVMEDLLAKGLKNAENAILSGCSAGGLTSILHCDSFKALLPMGAKVKCFSDAGYFINAKDISGAPHIEEFFRDVVTLHGSAKNLPPVCTSRLKPHLCFFPQNVAQHVRTPLFLVNAAYDSWQIKNILAPGVADPHGVWLNCKRDILKCSSRQLQTMQGYRLGFLRALNALGPSSSRGYFINSCYAHCQTEVQETWFRADSPKLANKTIAKALGDWFFDKNPFQRIDCPYPCDKTCHNRVFDPNVHPFDIDI from the exons ATGCCCTTGTTAAACAAAAAGCTGTTTAAGCATATTGTATCATATATATTTTCTTGGATTCTTCTTTGTTTAATCATTTATATATGCTTTTATTTTACACCTACATTTGTTGTTGGAGCTTATTATAGCTCCAAACTAAAAGCACTGAACCCAAGTTCAGTGTATAATTACAGTCCAAATAAATTCCATTTTGAGATTATCTCAATCTCTTCATTGCCATTTTCAG GGCTCTTTGTAGATATTACTTACCTTCTAAGTGGGGTGGCAAAAGGTGCAG TATGTTTAGATGGGAGTCCAGCAGCATATCATCATGATAAAGGATTTGGTACAGGGGTTAACAGTTGGTTAATCCAAATGGAG GGAGGAGGTTGGTGCAATAATGTCACCACTTGCCTTTCGCGTAAGAATACTCGTGTGGGATCATCTAAGCAGATGGTAAAAAAACTCCCTTTCTCGGGGATTCTCAGCAACAAGCGTCAGTTTAATCCAG ACTTCTATAATTGGAACAGAGTAAAGGTTAGATATTGTGACGGATCATCCTTCACTGGTGATGTTCAAGCAGTCAATCCG ATTACTAATCTTCACTTCAGAGGGGCAAGAATTTTTCTTGCCGTTATGGAGGATTTGTTGGCAAAAGGATTGAAGAATGCTGAAAAT GCTATTCTGTCTGGATGTTCAGCTGGCGGATTGACTTCAATTTTACATTGTGACAGCTTCAAAGCACTCCTACCAATGGGTGCTAAAGTAAAGTGCTTTTCGGATGCTGGTTATTTTATCAATGC GAAGGATATTTCTGGTGCGCCTCATATTGAAGAGTTCTTCAGAGATGTTGTTACCTTACAT GGTTCTGCCAAAAATCTGCCGCCTGTGTGTACCTCAAGATTGAAACCGCATTTG TGTTTTTTCCCACAAAATGTTGCTCAACACGTGCGGACGCCGCTTTTCCTAGTTAATGCGGCTTATGATTCCTGGCAG ATAAAGAATATTTTGGCTCCTGGTGTTGCTGATCCCCATGGGGTCTGGCTCAACTGCAAACGTGACATACTGAAATGCTCTTCCAGGCAGCTTCAAACCATGCAAG GTTACAGACTGGGGTTTCTGAGAGCATTAAATGCACTTGGCCCTTCTTCATCAAGAGGGTATTTTATCAACTCCTGCTATGCGCACTGTCAAACTGAAGTTCAAGAAACATGGTTCAGGGCTGATTCGCCTAAGTTGGCTAACAAG ACAATAGCCAAAGCACTCGGAGATTGGTTTTTTGACAAAAATCCGTTCCAGCGGATTGATTGTCCTTACCCTTGTGACAAAACCTGCCACAACCGTGTTTTTGATCCAAATGTCCATCCTTTTGATATTGATATATAA
- the LOC132635492 gene encoding pectin acetylesterase 8-like isoform X2 has translation MPLLNKKLFKHIVSYIFSWILLCLIIYICFYFTPTFVVGAYYSSKLKALNPSSVYNYSPNKFHFEIISISSLPFSVCLDGSPAAYHHDKGFGTGVNSWLIQMEGGGWCNNVTTCLSRKNTRVGSSKQMVKKLPFSGILSNKRQFNPDFYNWNRVKVRYCDGSSFTGDVQAVNPITNLHFRGARIFLAVMEDLLAKGLKNAENAILSGCSAGGLTSILHCDSFKALLPMGAKVKCFSDAGYFINAKDISGAPHIEEFFRDVVTLHGSAKNLPPVCTSRLKPHLCFFPQNVAQHVRTPLFLVNAAYDSWQIKNILAPGVADPHGVWLNCKRDILKCSSRQLQTMQGYRLGFLRALNALGPSSSRGYFINSCYAHCQTEVQETWFRADSPKLANKTIAKALGDWFFDKNPFQRIDCPYPCDKTCHNRVFDPNVHPFDIDI, from the exons ATGCCCTTGTTAAACAAAAAGCTGTTTAAGCATATTGTATCATATATATTTTCTTGGATTCTTCTTTGTTTAATCATTTATATATGCTTTTATTTTACACCTACATTTGTTGTTGGAGCTTATTATAGCTCCAAACTAAAAGCACTGAACCCAAGTTCAGTGTATAATTACAGTCCAAATAAATTCCATTTTGAGATTATCTCAATCTCTTCATTGCCATTTTCAG TATGTTTAGATGGGAGTCCAGCAGCATATCATCATGATAAAGGATTTGGTACAGGGGTTAACAGTTGGTTAATCCAAATGGAG GGAGGAGGTTGGTGCAATAATGTCACCACTTGCCTTTCGCGTAAGAATACTCGTGTGGGATCATCTAAGCAGATGGTAAAAAAACTCCCTTTCTCGGGGATTCTCAGCAACAAGCGTCAGTTTAATCCAG ACTTCTATAATTGGAACAGAGTAAAGGTTAGATATTGTGACGGATCATCCTTCACTGGTGATGTTCAAGCAGTCAATCCG ATTACTAATCTTCACTTCAGAGGGGCAAGAATTTTTCTTGCCGTTATGGAGGATTTGTTGGCAAAAGGATTGAAGAATGCTGAAAAT GCTATTCTGTCTGGATGTTCAGCTGGCGGATTGACTTCAATTTTACATTGTGACAGCTTCAAAGCACTCCTACCAATGGGTGCTAAAGTAAAGTGCTTTTCGGATGCTGGTTATTTTATCAATGC GAAGGATATTTCTGGTGCGCCTCATATTGAAGAGTTCTTCAGAGATGTTGTTACCTTACAT GGTTCTGCCAAAAATCTGCCGCCTGTGTGTACCTCAAGATTGAAACCGCATTTG TGTTTTTTCCCACAAAATGTTGCTCAACACGTGCGGACGCCGCTTTTCCTAGTTAATGCGGCTTATGATTCCTGGCAG ATAAAGAATATTTTGGCTCCTGGTGTTGCTGATCCCCATGGGGTCTGGCTCAACTGCAAACGTGACATACTGAAATGCTCTTCCAGGCAGCTTCAAACCATGCAAG GTTACAGACTGGGGTTTCTGAGAGCATTAAATGCACTTGGCCCTTCTTCATCAAGAGGGTATTTTATCAACTCCTGCTATGCGCACTGTCAAACTGAAGTTCAAGAAACATGGTTCAGGGCTGATTCGCCTAAGTTGGCTAACAAG ACAATAGCCAAAGCACTCGGAGATTGGTTTTTTGACAAAAATCCGTTCCAGCGGATTGATTGTCCTTACCCTTGTGACAAAACCTGCCACAACCGTGTTTTTGATCCAAATGTCCATCCTTTTGATATTGATATATAA
- the LOC132635492 gene encoding pectin acetylesterase 8-like isoform X3 — MVNGTMQQWIYSLLTLSIIFKTEGLFVDITYLLSGVAKGAVCLDGSPAAYHHDKGFGTGVNSWLIQMEGGGWCNNVTTCLSRKNTRVGSSKQMVKKLPFSGILSNKRQFNPDFYNWNRVKVRYCDGSSFTGDVQAVNPITNLHFRGARIFLAVMEDLLAKGLKNAENAILSGCSAGGLTSILHCDSFKALLPMGAKVKCFSDAGYFINAKDISGAPHIEEFFRDVVTLHGSAKNLPPVCTSRLKPHLCFFPQNVAQHVRTPLFLVNAAYDSWQIKNILAPGVADPHGVWLNCKRDILKCSSRQLQTMQGYRLGFLRALNALGPSSSRGYFINSCYAHCQTEVQETWFRADSPKLANKTIAKALGDWFFDKNPFQRIDCPYPCDKTCHNRVFDPNVHPFDIDI; from the exons ATGGTAAATGGGACTATGCAACAATGGATATATTCATTACTTACTTTGTCGATTATTTTTAAAACTGAAGGGCTCTTTGTAGATATTACTTACCTTCTAAGTGGGGTGGCAAAAGGTGCAG TATGTTTAGATGGGAGTCCAGCAGCATATCATCATGATAAAGGATTTGGTACAGGGGTTAACAGTTGGTTAATCCAAATGGAG GGAGGAGGTTGGTGCAATAATGTCACCACTTGCCTTTCGCGTAAGAATACTCGTGTGGGATCATCTAAGCAGATGGTAAAAAAACTCCCTTTCTCGGGGATTCTCAGCAACAAGCGTCAGTTTAATCCAG ACTTCTATAATTGGAACAGAGTAAAGGTTAGATATTGTGACGGATCATCCTTCACTGGTGATGTTCAAGCAGTCAATCCG ATTACTAATCTTCACTTCAGAGGGGCAAGAATTTTTCTTGCCGTTATGGAGGATTTGTTGGCAAAAGGATTGAAGAATGCTGAAAAT GCTATTCTGTCTGGATGTTCAGCTGGCGGATTGACTTCAATTTTACATTGTGACAGCTTCAAAGCACTCCTACCAATGGGTGCTAAAGTAAAGTGCTTTTCGGATGCTGGTTATTTTATCAATGC GAAGGATATTTCTGGTGCGCCTCATATTGAAGAGTTCTTCAGAGATGTTGTTACCTTACAT GGTTCTGCCAAAAATCTGCCGCCTGTGTGTACCTCAAGATTGAAACCGCATTTG TGTTTTTTCCCACAAAATGTTGCTCAACACGTGCGGACGCCGCTTTTCCTAGTTAATGCGGCTTATGATTCCTGGCAG ATAAAGAATATTTTGGCTCCTGGTGTTGCTGATCCCCATGGGGTCTGGCTCAACTGCAAACGTGACATACTGAAATGCTCTTCCAGGCAGCTTCAAACCATGCAAG GTTACAGACTGGGGTTTCTGAGAGCATTAAATGCACTTGGCCCTTCTTCATCAAGAGGGTATTTTATCAACTCCTGCTATGCGCACTGTCAAACTGAAGTTCAAGAAACATGGTTCAGGGCTGATTCGCCTAAGTTGGCTAACAAG ACAATAGCCAAAGCACTCGGAGATTGGTTTTTTGACAAAAATCCGTTCCAGCGGATTGATTGTCCTTACCCTTGTGACAAAACCTGCCACAACCGTGTTTTTGATCCAAATGTCCATCCTTTTGATATTGATATATAA
- the LOC132635492 gene encoding pectin acetylesterase 8-like isoform X4 codes for MPLLNKKLFKHIVSYIFSWILLCLIIYICFYFTPTFVVGAYYSSKLKALNPSSVYNYSPNKFHFEIISISSLPFSGLFVDITYLLSGVAKGAVCLDGSPAAYHHDKGFGTGVNSWLIQMEGGGWCNNVTTCLSRKNTRVGSSKQMVKKLPFSGILSNKRQFNPDFYNWNRVKVRYCDGSSFTGDVQAVNPITNLHFRGARIFLAVMEDLLAKGLKNAENAILSGCSAGGLTSILHCDSFKALLPMGAKVKCFSDAGYFINAKDISGAPHIEEFFRDVVTLHGSAKNLPPVCTSRLKPHLCFFPQNVAQHVRTPLFLVNAAYDSWQIKNILAPGVADPHGVWLNCKRDILKCSSRQLQTMQGYLTV; via the exons ATGCCCTTGTTAAACAAAAAGCTGTTTAAGCATATTGTATCATATATATTTTCTTGGATTCTTCTTTGTTTAATCATTTATATATGCTTTTATTTTACACCTACATTTGTTGTTGGAGCTTATTATAGCTCCAAACTAAAAGCACTGAACCCAAGTTCAGTGTATAATTACAGTCCAAATAAATTCCATTTTGAGATTATCTCAATCTCTTCATTGCCATTTTCAG GGCTCTTTGTAGATATTACTTACCTTCTAAGTGGGGTGGCAAAAGGTGCAG TATGTTTAGATGGGAGTCCAGCAGCATATCATCATGATAAAGGATTTGGTACAGGGGTTAACAGTTGGTTAATCCAAATGGAG GGAGGAGGTTGGTGCAATAATGTCACCACTTGCCTTTCGCGTAAGAATACTCGTGTGGGATCATCTAAGCAGATGGTAAAAAAACTCCCTTTCTCGGGGATTCTCAGCAACAAGCGTCAGTTTAATCCAG ACTTCTATAATTGGAACAGAGTAAAGGTTAGATATTGTGACGGATCATCCTTCACTGGTGATGTTCAAGCAGTCAATCCG ATTACTAATCTTCACTTCAGAGGGGCAAGAATTTTTCTTGCCGTTATGGAGGATTTGTTGGCAAAAGGATTGAAGAATGCTGAAAAT GCTATTCTGTCTGGATGTTCAGCTGGCGGATTGACTTCAATTTTACATTGTGACAGCTTCAAAGCACTCCTACCAATGGGTGCTAAAGTAAAGTGCTTTTCGGATGCTGGTTATTTTATCAATGC GAAGGATATTTCTGGTGCGCCTCATATTGAAGAGTTCTTCAGAGATGTTGTTACCTTACAT GGTTCTGCCAAAAATCTGCCGCCTGTGTGTACCTCAAGATTGAAACCGCATTTG TGTTTTTTCCCACAAAATGTTGCTCAACACGTGCGGACGCCGCTTTTCCTAGTTAATGCGGCTTATGATTCCTGGCAG ATAAAGAATATTTTGGCTCCTGGTGTTGCTGATCCCCATGGGGTCTGGCTCAACTGCAAACGTGACATACTGAAATGCTCTTCCAGGCAGCTTCAAACCATGCAAG GATACCTGACAGTTTGA